TTGATATCACGCAACTTGTTTAATTCTGTCTGACAGGTTACACACTTACACAAATGTGTAATATATGCGTTTCGTTCTTTATTGGAACGTAGTTCATTATACAAATACAAAAGCCCTATTGTTTTCCATCTATTACAAGATAGCCCTCGCTTCGCTCGGGATTGATTACAACGATGAAACCGACAGATTACAGCGATATTTTGTATCGCTGGTATCGTTGCCTTTATCGCTGTAATCAAGTATCGGATTGGAATTTCGATACTGCTAGTTTTCTTCATCGTATTCCTCTTTAAGTTTTTCTCTCAATTTTTCTATTGCATATCTGAACCTGGAAAGCACGGTACTGATTGAACAATTTGTTGTTTTTGCTATTTCTTCAAATGTCAGTTGAGAATACTCGTGTAACAAAAAAACCTGTTTCTGTTCGTGTGGCAACTGCTGAATCGCGTTATTAAGTTGACGACTTAATTCTGATTTGTAAAATTCGTCTTCAGGCGAGAGTGCTTTTATATCCTTTATTTCAATATTTTTTTCTTCACCACAATTGTTAACTGAGAATTGCAAAGGTATTTCTATGATGCCCTCCCTTTTTTTCTTTCTGTATCTATCAATAACTGTATTGTTTGCAATTTTATAGAGATAATTCTTAAAATTTTTGTATCTGAACTTCGGTAATGCTGTAATCGCTTTCAAAAAACTATCCTGCAGAATATCTTCGGCTGTATCCCGGCAATTCACCATCTGCAAGATAAAATTGAACAATGGTTTCTGGTAGCGGTCAATCAATGTTGCTAATGCTCGGGCATCTTCGTTTTTTGCTAATTTTATCAGTTCTTCATCATTTAAACTCTTGTATTCCATTATATATAACGAATAAGTATCTTAAATTATTTTATTTTAATGTACAGGAATTTCAATACAATCACGCCAAGGGCGTGAAACTACATTATACTGGTTTTTTGTAGTTGCTCTGATTTGTCGGAGCCTAACTTGATTATAGGTTAGTAGGTGTACTCAAATAGCAGATATTTTTTCAACAACTATTTTAGAAAAGTCAGCGATTTTTATGAACTGGCTATAGATATTAAGAAGAAGGCTAAGTCGGTTGTTTTTTATTTTTTCGTTTTTGTCCATAATAAGAATCTTATCAAAAAAGCTATCTATCGGTTTTCTCAACGAAACAAA
The DNA window shown above is from Elusimicrobiota bacterium and carries:
- a CDS encoding sigma-70 family RNA polymerase sigma factor; this translates as MEYKSLNDEELIKLAKNEDARALATLIDRYQKPLFNFILQMVNCRDTAEDILQDSFLKAITALPKFRYKNFKNYLYKIANNTVIDRYRKKKREGIIEIPLQFSVNNCGEEKNIEIKDIKALSPEDEFYKSELSRQLNNAIQQLPHEQKQVFLLHEYSQLTFEEIAKTTNCSISTVLSRFRYAIEKLREKLKEEYDEEN